Sequence from the Patescibacteria group bacterium genome:
AACAATTAGCATCATTATTAACATATACTGGAATCTGATACTTTTTTTCTAAAATTTTCTTAAGCGGCATATTGTCCCAGGCTGGAATATTCACGGCCTCGTAAACAACTCCTTTTTCATCAACCAAGCCGGGAACTCCAACACCAATTGCCTTCACTCCATTATTCACCAATCCATCAAACAAACCAAATATTTGGCTCAAGATTTCATCAGTTGTACCCTTGGCTTTTGTCTGACAGGTCTTAACTTTTTTCAACCCCGCACCTCTTAAAACTCCGGCTGTCATTTTTGTCGCGCCAATGTCTAAGCCGATGATGGACATGAAAGTTATAAGTTAAAAGTTATAAGTAACGTTGCGCATTTACATTATATCAACTTTGCTTCACTTTTACCAGATACCCCCTTTCAAAAAGCCTTCAACCGTGATAAAATTAAACCACGACTCACGTAACATATAACAATCATCCCAGCCCATGGCTGGTCCGCCTATGGCGGAAATTATTAATTATCAATTATTAATTATCGGCCAATTACCCGATTACTCAATTACTTAGTTACCCAATTGCTTTAATATCTAAGTATCTTACTATCACCAACCTTATTCTCCAAAAACCCAATGCCCGCGCCCTTGTCCTCGTTGCTCATCCAGACGACGAAACAATTTGGCTGGGAGGAACAATGCTTCGCTATCCCCAAATCAATTGGACTGTTTTTTCTCTTTGCCGCCAAAAAGATTCTGACCGCGCCCCAAAATTTAAAAAGGCCTGCAAACTCTATCGCGCCCAATCAATCATCTCCGATTTGGAAGACGAAGACATAATGACTGTCAAAGATTCAATCCCGGAAATCAAAGAGCACATCATCAAACTTCTCAAAACCAAAAAATTTGATTATCTTTTTACTCACGGCGCCAACGGCGAATATGGCCACTTTCGCCATATTGGCGTTCACAAGGCGGTAAAAGATCTTCTAAAACAAAAAAAACTTGCAGCCAGCCAAGTTTTTTATTTTTGTTACCAAGGCAAAAACCGCGGCGATGGCAGCCACTGCCTTAATGATTTTAAAAAAGCCCAATACATAGTCAACCTCAACCCCGCCGAACTCTCTCGAAAAAGAAAAATCGTTTGCAACTTATACGGTTTTAGCAAAGAGTCATTTGAATATAAAAGTTGCTTAAGAAAAGAAACGTTTTATTGTAACTTTTAACCCTACATTTATGAAAATCCTCGTCCTCTTCGAGCACCCGCTTAATAACGGCAGTATGTCCATTCAAGGCCATCTGCTTTGTCGCGGACTTTTAGAAAATGGCGTTGAATGCTACCCGGCTCATTACCAAGATCGAAAAACAGAAAGAGAATGGTTTTATAAATCTTTTAAACCTGACGCGGTTATTGGCATCGGCTGGTGGGTGGATACGCCAACAATTATAAAAGAGCCGCAAAGTTTTGGCCTTATCCCAACCCCATGGCTTTTGTCTGACGGCTGGGTGGCAAATTATCACGATGTCATCAGCAGTCTGCCTTTGGTTTTTGTGACTTCAAACTGGGTTGCGGAAAATTACCAGCGCGACGGGGTCGATACTAAAAATTTTGAGGTTCTGCATGTTGGTTATGACGCCAAAAAATTCAGGCCGATTCCCAAAGATCACCCGGGCGTGATTGAAGCTAGAAAAATGTTTGGCATTAGAGAAGACGAAAAAATGATTTTAACCGTTGGCGGCGATGTAACTTCTAAAGGCGCGCAAGAAATGATTCAAGCCTTAGTCAAAGTTGACAAGGAATATCCGAACTTTAAATATGTCTGCAAGTCAACCAACAGCGAATGCGCAATAAACCACCATCGCGAAGAATTGGATTTGATGCAGAAAGCTGGCTTAAGCCCAAGCAAAGTTATCTATTGCGGAGAAAATTTCGACCGAGAATTTATGCCCTATCTTTTAAATGCCTGCGATATTTATGCCGCGCCAAGCCGAATTGAAGGTTTCGGCATGGTCCAAGTTGAAGCCATGGCTTGCGGCAAGCCAGTCATTTCCATTGATGCTATGGGACCGAAAGAAACTATCATCCACGGGGAAACTGGATTTTTAGCCAAGGTCGGCACCACTGTTGACTTGCCCGAAGAGCTGGCGACTTATGAGATGGGTTTTGACGAAGAATTTAAAATCAAATTCGACCAGCCAAAAATTTTCGCCTACCGGGCGGATATTGATGATTTGGCAAAATTTACTTTAGACCTTTTAACTAATGATGACTTGCGAAATAAAATCGGCGAGCGCGCCGCCAAGCATACCTTGGATAATTTTCAATATCAAAACTTAGCAAAAAAATGCGTTGAGATTTTACAAGAGAAATTGAATCTCTAGGGCTAAATGTGCTTTTAGAAAAATAAAACTTTTTTCGCCTGAACACACTTATAAGCATAAATATACATCCCGGCAGACCAGGCCTGGTAGATACTGCCGGCGGGTTTGCCTTCGACTCCATCAAGCCATTCATTAAAAGCCCACTCGCCTTTGAGCGCCAGTTTATTTGCGCGCGCTAAACTTCCCAGTTCTTCTCGCGCCTTGCTCATTCTTTTCGCCTTGACTAATGCGGCTACATAGAATCCGCCAATAAAAGGCCAAATCCCCCCGTTCGCGTATTTAAACGGCTCTCTTGCCTCGCATTTTTCAAAATACGAATGCCATTCAGGATCGTTTGTTCCCAATGGAGGAAAAATGCATTTGATTGGAAAGGGTTCGTTAACGCCTTTTGATTCAATATAATTTAAAATGCCGTTTGCTTGTTTCGGTTCAGCCAGTTCGGTAACAATCGCTAACAAATTCCCCAAAGAATCAAACCAATCTTCTTGCTCTCTATCGCCGTCATGATTTTTCCAAACCCAGGGCAAATAAAAGCCCTGTTTCTTGTCAAACATATTCAAATCTTTCCGAGCTTGGCCGTTAACAATTTTTTTGACAATGTCCGCTTCTTTTTTCTGGCCCAAAATTTTTAATGCCTGATAATATAATGCTTGAGTATTAATGACATGTCCGTATTTATGCGGAAAAGCGTCTTGCCAATCGCTGGTTGGCAATTGTTCCGGCAAATGGTCTTCGCCCGTGTCTTGATACTGAATCCAAGTTAGGGCTCGCCGAATTGACTTTTTATGTTTCAAAAAAAGTTTTCTGTCTTTATAGGTTTTGGCATAAATAAATTCGCCGATGATAAACCATAAGCTCGAGTCAACCGTGGTAAAGGTAACAATCGAATTTCTGTCAACATTAAAATCCCCCACGCAATTCGGAATTTGTCCATTCACAGATTGATTTTTCGCCAGTGTCTCTAAACTCCTGGCAAAGACCCCCTTAAATTCATTCCCAACTAAACTTCCGCCCAAAAGCGAAATCACCGCATCCCGGGACCAGACCGCTCGATAGCCGTCAGGAGAGCCAGAAGCGTGGAGACCATCCGGAGTGACGCATTTTTTTAAAACTTTTTTTGCTTCGTTGTAAGCGTCATTAATAATTATCATAGTTTATAATCTATCTATTTATCATTTTTTTATTGGTAATTCATAATTTCTCAAATAAGCTCAAATAGTATTTGC
This genomic interval carries:
- a CDS encoding PIG-L family deacetylase, with product MTQLLSYPIALISKYLTITNLILQKPNARALVLVAHPDDETIWLGGTMLRYPQINWTVFSLCRQKDSDRAPKFKKACKLYRAQSIISDLEDEDIMTVKDSIPEIKEHIIKLLKTKKFDYLFTHGANGEYGHFRHIGVHKAVKDLLKQKKLAASQVFYFCYQGKNRGDGSHCLNDFKKAQYIVNLNPAELSRKRKIVCNLYGFSKESFEYKSCLRKETFYCNF
- a CDS encoding glycosyltransferase, producing the protein MKILVLFEHPLNNGSMSIQGHLLCRGLLENGVECYPAHYQDRKTEREWFYKSFKPDAVIGIGWWVDTPTIIKEPQSFGLIPTPWLLSDGWVANYHDVISSLPLVFVTSNWVAENYQRDGVDTKNFEVLHVGYDAKKFRPIPKDHPGVIEARKMFGIREDEKMILTVGGDVTSKGAQEMIQALVKVDKEYPNFKYVCKSTNSECAINHHREELDLMQKAGLSPSKVIYCGENFDREFMPYLLNACDIYAAPSRIEGFGMVQVEAMACGKPVISIDAMGPKETIIHGETGFLAKVGTTVDLPEELATYEMGFDEEFKIKFDQPKIFAYRADIDDLAKFTLDLLTNDDLRNKIGERAAKHTLDNFQYQNLAKKCVEILQEKLNL